The genomic region GTGGCGTTATTATCAAAACAGAATTGCGAGACGGAAAATAATTTACGGGAAATTTTTGGAACAACTAAGACATTTTTAAATAAAAGAGTTGAAGCAGAGGAATGAATTTTAAAGGAACCTATGTGAATGATTTGGAGCGGACTGCCATCACCAATCGTGAGGTCATCGGGTCCATCATAAACGGAGTAAAGGGAGAGTGTATTTAGGTCATCAGTCACGTGATGGGAGGCGCCACTGTCAACGGTCCAGGCATGGGGTGGCGGGATGGGTGCGTGAGAGGCAGAGTGTGCTTGAGGATGAGATTGGCGAGGTTGGCGTGTGGGGAAAACGACCATAGGGTAGCGTTCTTGAAGGAGACGACAGTTGGAGGCTACGTGACCAACAACGTCGCAAAATTGACAACGACCTTTATACGGGTTTTTGTATTCGGGATTCGGGTTGGCTTGAGTGATACTTTGGTTCGTGGTGGGTGTATAGCGAGGAGTATACAGGGTTCGGTTTTGGGATCGATAGTTGGCAGCATGGGCAGCGAGGTTAAATTCCGGGTTAGGGGTCGAGTTTTTGAGACGTAGTTCATGTTGAATAAGTTTTTCATGTAGGGCTTCAAAGGAGATGGGTGTGTCACGGGCTCGGATGGCTTCTATGACGGAGTGATACGTGTTTTGGTTGAGGCCGTTGAGAACTTTGGTAGTGATATCGTCCTCATCCATGGGGCGTTCTAATTGAGCGAGGTCATCTGTGCATGCTTTGATTGCGGTCATATAATCGGTTATGGTCATGTCGGTGTGTGATATGTTTTCAAGGCGATCCTTAATTTGGAGACGGTGGCCACGAGATGAGTTAGCAAAGGTTTTGGTGAGGGTTGTCCAGGCGGCGTGAGAGGTGGGGTCGTTTACAATAAGGGCAGCAACGGGTGGGGCTAGGGTTCCAGCGAGGGCACCAAGAATGAGTTGGTCTTTGCGGTACCAAGTGGAGTAGGCCGGATTGGGGATGACGGCAGTTTTGGTGTCAGGTGGGGTGGGTTCGGTGGTCAGAGTTTCAGCGGAGGGTGTGGTGGTGCCGTCAAGGAAACCAAAGAGCTCAAGACCATTCATGATAGCACGGACTTGAAAATGCCATTGGCGAAAGGTGATGGTATCCTTGAGTTGGGTGCAATTGTTAAACGTGACAAGGGTAAGCGGGTTCTTGGGTTCGGTGGCGTTGGGAATGTGAAACGTTTAGGAGACATGGTTGGTGTCCATCGGAGTTTTGGGACGTGAGGTCCTGAGATGACGTGAGGTCGGAAAAAAGTTTGTAGGGGATCGTTGTGGCTCTATACCATATGAAGAatgaatttcttgattatttACGAACCATGAATACAGTATATATAGTAGGTTACAAGGCTAAGATGCTAGGGTTATATAATTACAAAATAAGGAATACGAGATATACATAAGATACGGAGAAGATACAAAGCTAGATATAGGAAATATATACTATAATTAAATATATTACAGAGACGAGAATTAGGAAGATGATATATTCTCTATAGTAAATACTCTCCAGAAACATTCAAGGAGTTAGAATGCTCTAATTGTCTCCCCTCCTCCGGCATTTGAAGTAAAGAATTGAGATCATCATGCGCATCCAGAAAGGGTAAATCTGCTGAAGAATTGGAAAGAAGAGCTGCTAAAGTTCCAGATGGAGAGGATGAATTGAAAGATGGCTATTAAGGCGTGGATCTATCATTAGAGGAATAATCAAAATTAGAGGCGTTAGGATTGAAAAAAGGATTTACATCCTCAAACTTATTTGAAGGATTAGCCTGATTGTAAGGACAAACAGGCTCATTGTAGAAGATATGAATAGAATCAGGTGCATCAATATACCGGTTGTATCCTCGAGCATCATCATCCCTAAAGGCAATATGAGAACGTTCCTCAACACGAGCTCTAATGGAACCAATAATAAAATCAGTCTAATTGTAATCGTATTCAATCTCTCCATGCCCAGTATAAATAAGATATGGATCTCTAGTCCTCCAATTCTCATTAAGATGAGCAGTATGTACATTGACTGAACTCCCCCTTCCCCAGCTGGATCAACATCAGTAGTATGTACAAATTATAAGAGCCTCCCGTGAATGCCTTTCTGAAATTCTCTTCATTTCCCACATTTTCAATGAATTGATAAAGGAGAAATCCTCATCTTTCCTTAACTAAAATGGAAAGGGGACAATAAATTTAGAAATGATCAAGAGACAAAAGGAATAACTTTGAAAAAAAGTTCTTTGGATTCAGAATGAAGTAATTAGTGCAGAGATTAAATTGTTACTTAGCTGGTGTTACAAGAGTTAAGCATATATCATCTTATAGTGTTATAAAATTCATACGAAACCATCATATGTATGTTGGAATTGTGTCCCAGACCCAATCGAATCGGTAACGTTAATTACTACTGGCTTAACGTTGAACCTAGATGGTCACACACTTACGAGTTGACGTTTTACACTTAAGTTAACTTTATATTATTATAAGATAATAATTAAAGTATCTAGATGACATATTATTATATTAACTGCTAACACAGGAGATACGTTTAATAAAAGGAGAAAGTATTTCATagtatttaaataaggaaataaaataaGATAGTTATTTTATTCTTCCCTATAAATACATGGTTTAGGGGAATTGGAAAGGACAACTTTTATTCAATCAGTTATTCCACCCCATATTAGTTAGAGAGAGAAAAAGGGTTTTCTCAAGAAGGTTTCAAAATCTCCGAGTCGTCTTAAAGGTTGAGAGTGTAGATCGTACCCGGTGTGGATACACTAGAGGCTCTGTACTTTCAGAGTTAATTGATGATCCGTCTTAAATTCAGGTATGTGATTTAATCCCTTTTGTTTACATCAATTTAAATGCAATAGGTCTTATTAAGGATCGGATAATTATTATTTCCGCTGCGCATGCCGATCCttcaattggtattagagccAATTTTGCATTTAAATTGTATGTGAAATTGGGAATTTCATTCGACTTGTAGTATGTCTCTTCCGTGCGCCTATTGCGTTGCTGTTGTGCTATTGTCGTGATAATAGTTATCAGCCATCCAATTGTTATTGCTGGTTATGCGTATGTCGGGTCTTCGTGCCGTATCCGCTTAGGTCCCTTGATTTTGTTTAATATCATGCGGAGTAGTTTATTAGAAATCATGGTATACACATGTTGGGGTAATTTGACCAAATACACGTGTTGCATCCTATGAGTTTTGATAATCGTTATCAAGTGTTCATAaatactgttttttttttcactaaATTGCAATGATCTATCATTTCTAACTCACAAGTGTATTGGGTAGTGTATCAGCAGTGTGGTAAATCATGATGTTTACATGTATATGTCAGTCAATTCAATGCTAATCTGTAAGTGTTTTTATTCCCttgttattatgagataattataTGATGATTGCAAAATACTCCATCATAAGTGTTGGATCTGAAAGATAATAATTGACTAATATATGCATGTTGCGAAGACCATATTTTCGTGATCTGTTGATCAGTTTATTGTTGGTCCTTAACACACGTAATGGAGTCGATGCATTGAAATTATTTCGATGATTGACCATTCTTttattaaaattgttttaataaatttaaaactTGACCAGTCAAAATTATTGAGTTTTGTAattgataaaatatacgatattttGTCAAAAAGATTTTTCCAGCTACGTAGTCAATAAAATTTACCTTTGTTTACAGGAAACGTCCTGACTACCAGGGGGCTTGTAGTTCAGAGATAAATAATATTGTCTATCCTATATGATACGAGTGTGAAGAAAAGTTACTTAATTTTGTACTTATAGTCTGGACTACCCGGAGggtatgaaattaattaaattttctGTCACAAGGGTGGATAAACTCAACTATATTAATAGGAACGATCTGACTACCAGGGGACTATTAAGTATAGAGTCTGGTTTAATTTCATAgatgaaatatttttttttggtaatgtaCTAGAACTTTAATTATGTGTGGGAAACGACTTGACTACCAAGGGGCTCATTCATGTTTTAAAGTTTATTGTTATCATTTAGATAAACTCCATGTCTTAATAAAAtatgttttgtgtttttgttttgtgtttttcctTCGTACCAGATTTCTCATAATCTCAATTATTTCACTGCGAAGCATTCTTGATGCTAACAAACTGTCTAGTAACAATTTTAATGATGGGTACCGGAACTTGAGAAGTGTTCTCATGCATGAAAAGCTAATCGATGTGATCGATAAGCTCGCTAATGTAGCACCTCAAAAGGGAGAAAATAATGCAAGTGCATTGTATGCAGATGCAAAGTACTCTGAACAGAGCACTACTGCAAAGTGCATTATTTTGGCTTCCATGAGTCCTGAACTTCAGAGGCAATTTGAAAGTATGACTCCTCCACAGATCATTGCACATCTTGAGAAGATGTACGAGTCTGAGAGTAGGACTAGTATCCATCGGATATCTAAGTCCTTATATAAATCTGAATCTGAGGATAAATATTTCTTTTGTAAGAAGATAGGACATCGGAAAAGAAATTGTACAGAGTATAAGGATACTCTGGAGGACAAGAAACAAGGTAAGACAATGGTGAAAAATATTTTCATGATTTCTTTGACAACTATTGATACTACTAAGTCGGTATTGGATACTGGCAGTAGCTTTAACATTTTCAATATGTTGCAATGTTTAAGGATCAATAGATGGTTAAAGAAAGGAGAGGCTAACCTATAAGTTGGGAATTGAGCATATGTTGCTGCATTAGCTGTAGGAACTATTTCTCTTGTGATGTCTAATGGAAAGGCCATATCTTTAGAATATTGTTATTATGTTCCTAAATTTGTTTCGAACATTGTTTGCAGTTCGTCTTTGGACAAGAGTGGATTTAGAACAATCTTCTATAATAACCAATGCTCTATTTATCATGGTGATGATTTATATGTGAATGGTTATTTGCAATTTGGTCTTTATGTTTTACCTGAGTTAGTGGTTAGTCCTATTATGACTATTTCTGGCCAAAAGAGGAAGAGAAGTAATCAAGGAAATCAaacctacctttggcattgtcggctTGGTCACATTGGTAAGAAAAGAGTAAACAAGTTGCACCGAAAAGGTATCTTGGTCAATATGATTATAAACCTTATGACACTTGTGAATCTTGTCTCCTAGGGAAGTTGACCAAATCTCCTTTTACTGGAACTGGAGAAAAATCCAGTGAGCTTTTAGGACTCATACATTCtgatgtatgtgggcctatgaAAGTTCAAGCTAAAGGTGGATATTCTTACTTCATCACCTTCACTGATGATATGTCAAAATTTGGATTTGTTTATCTAATGAGATATAAATCAGAATCGTTTGAGATGTCAAAAGATTTCGCAGTGAAGTTGAAATGAAAACTGCTAAGAATATAAAGGCCCTGAGATTTGACCGTGGAGGTGAGTATCTTAGTGATGAATTCATTGATTATTTAAGACAAGATGGTATCTTGTCACAGTGGACTTCTCCTGGAACGCCACAACATAATGGTGTTTaagaaaggagaaatcgaactttattagatatgtgTACATATTAAACAAAGTTCCCACTAAGGCAGTCACTAAAacaccatatgagatatggaagggaCGTAAGTCTAACCTTAAGCATTTGAGGATTTGGGGCTGTCCAGCTTATGTAAAGCGACTGCAGTCTGATAAGCTTGAAGCTAAATCTGATGAAGAGTCTATCAAtagccgaaatactcaagaggggggggggggggtgaattgaggatttaaaaacttagccaactttttcgattgtaattaattatataaagtttattgattaaactttaactaatcaactaaccaACAAATTAAAGCAAAGTGTAAACAAAAACGAAACAAATGAAAGAGAAGAGAGACACAcacgattttgaagtggttcagtttcacaaatcgaaacctacgtccactattctcgattaataaatttagtacctttctacggattacaaatttactaacccaactcgtacaactaaccctagttgtaactcaagtgagtatcgttaaatactcgagtaactaacttacgctaataagaaagcactaatgattcttctaaaagttcacgttaatgaacgagtaagaaatcaattaagcactattatcttataacgatcataaaagaacgaatgcacaagtataaaacacacgacctttttcgaaaataaacaaaacggttttcttgctctaaaacacggttttgttttttgaaaataaaatctaaactatgctcaaaggtcttactttTAAATGTTGCAAAGTGTAGAGTATTTATAGAACAAGAGGAAGCAAGGCACTCGGTTTTTAACGAAACCCTAGAGGCTGAAATaatagatatgtaaacaaatcatatcttgttatttctttccttaaagtcTTAGGAAATAATAGAGAATAAccaaaagataattttatcaattattctcctattatcttttccttaaatcttaagatatgataagattttccataacaaaaatatccttatcatatataaccatatcatgctaaatataaaagatatgttaagataatcttagagaataaaatcttaacaataatcaACTTATATTATAAGCTTGCACGAGAAccacacggctcatatgccttgtttttcgtgaaaaccctaacTTGACATTAGATTagattttagggtttaagagtatgtagtattagaaaccctattagtaatatgactcaactcataagttgattcaacatAATTACTAACTATAAGCTTGAAATAAAACCACGCTCAATATGAATATAGGcttccttgtaaaataaatactttttgcttaaaacatttaaaagaaccaaaaatatttttcaaaaataatttgaaaacattttagtcgtgtattgtataaacttgacatctcaatgttatagtagaagagctataacattgagctcttatataagaaATGTTATAACTGTGatgctataactttactaatttaaGAAGTACATTCtcacgttaccattacgagataatcacctacgctattctaatcttcttaggagatcttcgaatgtaggcttcttcgttattcaagcttgatcaatctttaaatgagcttcatcttgtcATGAacgcttgaataattcttcaatatcttgtaatatcttgatccttgacttagggcttgatcataatatgttcttgtatactttcatcacaattctttaagctttgcaaataataagtctaatctgaaggaattaaacaaacaattacgcgcaacaagGAACTTTTGTGAAGAAGAGAAGCATCTTTGAAAATATCATGCTCACCCAGTCCCTTATCAAAGGGTATGGCCAGCAGGGAGTGTCACCTAGATGTCTCATCAAAGTAGATATCAAAAAAGCTTTTGATTCTCTTCAATGGAGATCTAGGTCAGATGCTTGCAATATACAATTTCCCACCTCAGTTTCAGAAATGGATTATGGGGTGTGTAACTTCAACTTGGTTTAGTCTTAAAATTAATGGTACTATAGCAGATTTCTTCAAAGGAGAAAGTGGTTTGAGACAAGGAGACCCACTATCTCCTTTTTTATTTGTTATGGGAATGGAATACCTCTCTAGAATTCTTAGGGAAATTCATAAGCAACATCAAGTCTCTTATCATCCTAAGTGTGGAAGAATTGGATTAAATCACCCTATATTTGCAGATGATTTAATGATTTTTGTTCGAGGGGATACTCCATCTGTCAGGGCTATTACTAAGTCACTTGGGATGTTTGCCCAACTTTCTGGTTTGCAGGCTAATCCTGAGAAGACTAGCATTTATATGGGAGGGATAAGAGAGGATATTCAGGGGGAAATTCTCAGGGCCACTGGATACACTGAAGGATGCTTCCCCTTTAGGTATCTACGTGTGCCTCTTAATGAAGGTAAACTGAATAAAACTATGTTTGTAGGTCTTCTCAAGAAAATACAGCAGGCAATGCATCATCGGTCCACTCATCAGATTTCTTATGCTGGCGAAATCTATCTGATCAACACTGTGACTTTTGGTTTAGAACAGTTCTGGTGTTCCACTCTACTGATTCCTAAGGGAGTTATTAAACTCATCACCATTTTTTGCAGGAATTTCCTATGGAACTCAGAGGAGGGACACAAGAGACTGATATTCAAAAGCTGGGCTTCTAGTTGTATGCCATTGAGGGAAGTTGGTTTCAACATTAAGGAGGTCCTGGCTTGGAATAAGTGCATTCTTTGTAAATAGATTTGGGAgattgatgtgggtgatgtggtcactcatccaatcaaacacatttataatactcaacatacaactagctagtggtaagtcgaggtcgatccatgggacggtggttactcaaattattcaatctaattatggttatgcttggggttgtcacaattataatgggttgatgattctaatctaataaaggcaataaacaagcaacaaaaggaaagatgtaaacaattgattaaaaagcactaggatatcatggggtcataggggaatcatgggaattgatcatacaaacatgttctcaaattataagcaagcaattattgttgtgatggattgagttgggttatatcttacaatcctaggaaagtttgggtctcggagccgaatcgattagattgtacaacacctacaagtcgacttaatcttccctactcaacaacatgcatggtctaatgagactcgagttggtttatgtcttacaagtctcattgaaaagatagaagatggtagtaaatgcaaggattcataggcttagcatttcatcaaacataacatgtgcatgagttgagatcaaaacaagcaagcaaataaaccatgaaagcatattaatttaagcatgaatcattccccatgttggtttcccctaattacccactaatcctagcaagagactactcactcattatcaagtttaacatgctaacaaggttgtcaatcatattaacaaggtaaaacatgatgaacaagtaagaaagattaacaataattaaaacaaggattaagagagttatacctatggagattccaaaataataatgcaaagaataatagaagaaattgatgattgatggaaggttgtcaatctcccaataataacccaataatcttcaattacccaataatgaacttgaataataaacttgaacaataattaaagagagattaatgtgtaatttgtggaaagattaaagagtaatctattctaatctactcctaatctaatctaaagaaggattttctacacTAAAAACTTCATgccaaggattattacaaatggggtatttatagtggaaattaggtggatgcatttagggttaactaaggataatttagtaattacacttttgagtttagagcagggaggagccggtatttttcgaaggaagggcgtctttcttgaaagcttgaagaacaatttttgcgctggactggaatccgggcggattggtgtcgggacgggcggattgtagcaagggaatccgagcggatttggagcaagacgctcggattgtagcaagggaggaatccgagcggatttggagcaatccgagcggatttgggacaatccgagcgtcttcagcgcgggacgcgcggattctgtcatgacttctttgtttgagctcggattgtaaaacggacgtcattttctcatccggactcctattggagtgattcaaaagcctagatcgcttgttttttcgacaccgttccatctagcatattttcagagccaaaggagcaactcttggtttgcgttccgagcaattttcttcatgaatggcttccttgcttttcctccttgctttaaaccttatgacccttctatataatctttattcttacgtcattggtcatcattcttgccttctcttcatactagtccatctaatatcatcaataagcttccaaatatgcacgaaagacgggaatttccgccttattatctccttttctacaaaacatatgaaatgtgatagaaaagcaaatcggaaggttttgacggataaaatggccatagaatgttataatagtatgcaaaataggctcaattaggggactaaatgtgcgcaaataatggtcacatcagagaTTGAGAGACATTCTGCTAGCTCTTGGGTGGTTTGGAATTACACTTACAATATTAAAAGAGATGAGTTTTGGACCATGGATGTCAAACCTTATCACTCTGAGAGCTGGAGAAGTATCTTAAAGGTGTGTGGTGAGTTATTGGAGCGAACTGGGAATGCTGCTAATGCCAGAGCTCTCCTGCAAAGTTGTATCAAGCATGGCAAGCTTCAACTATCACTGTTATATGATCAGTTCAGGCAGAAAGGGGTCAAAGTCAGATGGGTAAATGCTGTTTGGAACAGAGCAGTTCTCCCAAAACATAGCTTTATTGTGACTCTGGCTATGCAAAGCAGGTTGGCTACTATTGATCAACTCATTCATAGGGGTATGTACCTGATAAATAGGTGCATTTTGTGCAAAGCTGCTTTAGAAACGCATCAACATCTCTTCTTTCAATGTCCATATGCTGCAACAGCTTGGCAAAGCCTTTTGCTATGGATGAAGATAACAGGCCGCACTATGGATTTAAGAAAAGAAATAAACTGGATAGCTGGTAAGCATGTGAGGAGGCATTGGAAAGCTCGGTGGTTCATGAGCTGTTTAACTGCTATGGTCTATAGTTTATGGGAAGAGCGTAACCTCAGAATTTTTCAAGGAATTGAGCATGACATACCTTACATAATTAGGCGAGTACAATACCTAGTTAGTGTAAGATTGATTCATGTAACTCATTTTTCTCACAAGGATAAGATAGTTGAGCTTCTTAATGTTTAGATGTCTAATTTATTGGATATACTTTGTAAGATTTTGCCTATTATTCCCTATAATGGATGAATAAGATGGCTtgcctttcttgcaaaaaaaaaaaaaaaaaaaaattacgcgcaacaagtatatagaatgtaaagcactcttgacatcatcaaaacataaacatatatatctatatggttcatCATCTGACAAATGCAAATTTTTTGGTTATCCCAAAGAGACTACGGGATACTATTTCAATCACCCATCTGAACACAAAGTGGTTGTGGCCAGAAATGCAACTTTTTTGGAAAAGGAATTTCTAGAAAGTGGAAGTCATGGTTTAGAAATAGTTCTTGATGAGATCAAAGATACCGATGAATCAACAGTGACTCAAGAGCATGAGATGCCAATTGAGCAACCTTTATTTGATATCTTACAGTGGCCACAAATATGTCAAAACTGAAATGTTGAGAAAAATCGGTTGATTAATGAATCAACACAGGAACCAGAGCAACCAGATAATCAAGTAGTACATAACTCTCTTAGAAGGTCGACTAGGGAACGTCATGCACCAAATAGATTAAATCTATTAGTGCAAGATGATGAGGGTAATCATATTGATGATATTGCTCACGTCGATGATGATCCAAGGTCCTTTAAAGAGGATATGGCAAGTCCAGATCATGAGAAATGGCTTAAGCTATGGAATCCGAGATGAAGTTTATGAGAATCAACAAAGTGTGGACTTTGGTTGATAACTCTGAGGAAATAAAACCCATTGGATGCAAGTGGGTGTTTAAGAAAAAGATTGGAGCAGATGGTAAGGTTGAAACCTATAAAGCCCATCTCGTTGCTAATGGGTATAATCAAAAGGAAGGTATTGATTATGAAGAAACCTTCTCCCCTATGGCAATGCTCAAATCTATTCGGATTCTGCTTGCTATAGCTGCATACTACGATTATGAGATAttgcaaatggatgtgaaaacaatTTTCCTTAATGGGGAATTAAAGGTAGATGTCTATATGAGTCAACTTGAAGGTTTCACATTGTCATCTACTTCTGATAAAGTATGTAAGCTTCAACGATCCATTTATGGATTAAAGCAAGCCTCTCGTAGCTGGAATATCCGTTTTCACACGACAATTGAAAAGTTCAATTTTGTGCGTTGTGAGGAGGAGCCATGTGTGTACAAAAAGGTTAGTGGGAGTGTTATCATTTTCTTAgtattatatgtcgatgacattttACTAATAGGAAATGATGTACCAGCCATGCAAGAGACAAAGGATTGGCTATCTACACAGTTCTCCATGAAAGATTTGGGAAAATCAGCTTATATTCTTGGAATAAAGACCTATAGAGATAGATCAAGGAAACTGCTGGGACTCTCCCAGTCTATGTACATTGATACCATATTACGGAGGTATCACATGGAAAATTCCAAAAAGGGCTATTTACCAATTGACACAGGAATTTCTATATCTAGGAAGGATTGTCCTAAGACCCTAGAAGAAAGAGAGCGCATGAGTAAAGTCCCATATGCAAGCGCAATGGAAGCTCTCATGTATACCATGACATGTACAAGGCCTGATGTTGCTTATGCGCTAGGAGTAGCGAGTAGGTACCAAAAGGATCCAGGCGAGGAACATTGGAAAGTGGTGAAAtccatcctt from Silene latifolia isolate original U9 population chromosome 3, ASM4854445v1, whole genome shotgun sequence harbors:
- the LOC141649193 gene encoding uncharacterized protein LOC141649193; the protein is MVTSEIERHSASSWVVWNYTYNIKRDEFWTMDVKPYHSESWRSILKVCGELLERTGNAANARALLQSCIKHGKLQLSLLYDQFRQKGVKVRWVNAVWNRAVLPKHSFIVTLAMQSRLATIDQLIHRGMYLINRCILCKAALETHQHLFFQCPYAATAWQSLLLWMKITGRTMDLRKEINWIAGKHVRRHWKARWFMSCLTAMVYSLWEERNLRIFQGIEHDIPYIIRRVQYLVSVRLIHVTHFSHKDKIVELLNV